A genomic stretch from Oncorhynchus gorbuscha isolate QuinsamMale2020 ecotype Even-year linkage group LG20, OgorEven_v1.0, whole genome shotgun sequence includes:
- the LOC124007313 gene encoding alpha-2,8-sialyltransferase 8E-like isoform X3: protein MLRRRMGYADPTSGRDLLGNRSLCFIFICAFGLVTLLQQILYGKNYIKSAQLFSRLKGDETGNWTGPVNFLDDGSLKPARNGKKRCFRQNFQPDSQISVIVTPCLADIKKKKKRSQRYLDSYDGSYDYNSTACKELRQEIMDVKVLTMVKTSELFERWRNLQVCKWQQNMVETNNFKMSLSRCCNAPSFLFTTKRNTPTGTKLRYEVDTSGILPISTEVFKMFPDDMPYSKSQFKKCAVVGNGGIIKNSKCGKDIDSADFVFRCNIPPINEKYSADVGAKTDLVTINPSIITERFQKLEKWRRPFYEVLQNYENSSVVLPAFYNTRNTDVSFRVKYMLDDFDSQRGVFFFHPQYLLNVQRFWTVQGVRAKRLSSGLMLVTAAMELCEEVHLYGFWAFPMNPSGIFITHHYYDNVKPRPGFHAMPHEIFNFMHMHTRGILNVHSGPCT from the exons ATGCTGCGCCGGAGAATGGGATACGCCGACCCTACGTCGGGTAGAGATTTACTCGGCAATAGGTCGCTTTGTTTCATATTCATTTGCGCATTTGGACTGGTTACACTTTTACAACAGATTCTCTATGGAAAAAACTACATTAAAAG TGCGCAACTGTTTAGCCGACTCAAAGGAGACGAGACAGGAAATTGGACCGGTCCTGTAAATTTCTTGGATGATGGATCTCTGAAGCCTGCCAGGAATGGGAAGAAAAG ATGTTTCCGTCAGAATTTTCAGCCAGATTCACAGATCTCCGTAATAGTCACACCCTGCCTAGCCGAtattaagaagaaaaaaaaacgctCTCAAAG GTATCTGGACTCATACGATGGATCCTATGACTACAACTCCACTGCATGCAAAGAGCTCAGGCAGGAGATTATGGATGTCAAAGTCCTGACCAT GGTGAAGACGTCTGAGCTGTTTGAGAGATGGAGGAACCTGCAGGTGTGCAAGTGGCAGCAAAACATGGTGGAGACCAACAACTTCAA GATGTCTCTGTCGCGGTGTTGTAATGCACCCTCCTTCCTGTTCACAACCAAGAGGAACACTCCAACAGGCACCAAGCTGAGGTATGAGGTGGACACCAGTGGCATCCTGCCCATCAGTACTGAGGTCTTCAAGATGTTTCCTGAC GACATGCCATACTCCAAGTCTCAGTTTAAGAAATGTGCAGTTGTTGGAAACGGAGGAATCATCAAGAACAGCAAATGTGGGAAGGATATTGACTCCGCAGATTTCGTGTTTAG ATGCAACATACCACCCATCAATGAGAAGTACTCAGCTGATGTAGGCGCCAAAACGGATCTGGTGACGATTAATCCAAGTATTATAACGGAGAG ATTCCAGAAGCTTGAGAAGTGGCGGCGACCATTTTACGAGGTTCTTCAGAACTACGAGAACTCGTCAGTGGTCCTACCTGCCTTCTACAACACGCGTAACACTGATGTCTCCTTCcgggtcaagtacatgctggatgACTTTGACTCCCAGAGGGGTGTGTTCTTCTTCCACCCCCAGTACCTGCTCAATGTCCAGCGCTTCTGGACTGTCCAAGGTGTCCGTGCCAAACGCCTCAGCAGCGGCCTGATGCTAGTCACTGCCGCCATGGAACTGTGTGAGGAGGTCCACCTTTATGGCTTCTGGGCGTTTCCCATGAACCCCTCGGGCATTTTCATCACGCACCATTACTATGACAACGTCAAGCCCCGCCCCGGGTTCCACGCCATGCCCCATGAGATCTTTAACTTCATGCACATGCACACGCGAGGTATCCTCAATGTACACTCAGGACCTTGCACATGA
- the LOC124007313 gene encoding alpha-2,8-sialyltransferase 8E-like isoform X2, with amino-acid sequence MLRRRMGYADPTSGRDLLGNRSLCFIFICAFGLVTLLQQILYGKNYIKREEMGSVPSSRGQRRGLGGYRCYAPLNGGLYAAIVCKPAQLFSRLKGDETGNWTGPVNFLDDGSLKPARNGKKRYLDSYDGSYDYNSTACKELRQEIMDVKVLTMVKTSELFERWRNLQVCKWQQNMVETNNFKMSLSRCCNAPSFLFTTKRNTPTGTKLRYEVDTSGILPISTEVFKMFPDDMPYSKSQFKKCAVVGNGGIIKNSKCGKDIDSADFVFRCNIPPINEKYSADVGAKTDLVTINPSIITERFQKLEKWRRPFYEVLQNYENSSVVLPAFYNTRNTDVSFRVKYMLDDFDSQRGVFFFHPQYLLNVQRFWTVQGVRAKRLSSGLMLVTAAMELCEEVHLYGFWAFPMNPSGIFITHHYYDNVKPRPGFHAMPHEIFNFMHMHTRGILNVHSGPCT; translated from the exons ATGCTGCGCCGGAGAATGGGATACGCCGACCCTACGTCGGGTAGAGATTTACTCGGCAATAGGTCGCTTTGTTTCATATTCATTTGCGCATTTGGACTGGTTACACTTTTACAACAGATTCTCTATGGAAAAAACTACATTAAAAG GGAGGAGATGGGATCTGTCCCATCCAGTAGGGGACAGCGTCGTGGCCTGGGAGGGTACAGGTGCTATGCACCTCTCAACGGTGGCCTATATGCTGCTATTGTCTGTAAACC TGCGCAACTGTTTAGCCGACTCAAAGGAGACGAGACAGGAAATTGGACCGGTCCTGTAAATTTCTTGGATGATGGATCTCTGAAGCCTGCCAGGAATGGGAAGAAAAG GTATCTGGACTCATACGATGGATCCTATGACTACAACTCCACTGCATGCAAAGAGCTCAGGCAGGAGATTATGGATGTCAAAGTCCTGACCAT GGTGAAGACGTCTGAGCTGTTTGAGAGATGGAGGAACCTGCAGGTGTGCAAGTGGCAGCAAAACATGGTGGAGACCAACAACTTCAA GATGTCTCTGTCGCGGTGTTGTAATGCACCCTCCTTCCTGTTCACAACCAAGAGGAACACTCCAACAGGCACCAAGCTGAGGTATGAGGTGGACACCAGTGGCATCCTGCCCATCAGTACTGAGGTCTTCAAGATGTTTCCTGAC GACATGCCATACTCCAAGTCTCAGTTTAAGAAATGTGCAGTTGTTGGAAACGGAGGAATCATCAAGAACAGCAAATGTGGGAAGGATATTGACTCCGCAGATTTCGTGTTTAG ATGCAACATACCACCCATCAATGAGAAGTACTCAGCTGATGTAGGCGCCAAAACGGATCTGGTGACGATTAATCCAAGTATTATAACGGAGAG ATTCCAGAAGCTTGAGAAGTGGCGGCGACCATTTTACGAGGTTCTTCAGAACTACGAGAACTCGTCAGTGGTCCTACCTGCCTTCTACAACACGCGTAACACTGATGTCTCCTTCcgggtcaagtacatgctggatgACTTTGACTCCCAGAGGGGTGTGTTCTTCTTCCACCCCCAGTACCTGCTCAATGTCCAGCGCTTCTGGACTGTCCAAGGTGTCCGTGCCAAACGCCTCAGCAGCGGCCTGATGCTAGTCACTGCCGCCATGGAACTGTGTGAGGAGGTCCACCTTTATGGCTTCTGGGCGTTTCCCATGAACCCCTCGGGCATTTTCATCACGCACCATTACTATGACAACGTCAAGCCCCGCCCCGGGTTCCACGCCATGCCCCATGAGATCTTTAACTTCATGCACATGCACACGCGAGGTATCCTCAATGTACACTCAGGACCTTGCACATGA
- the LOC124007313 gene encoding alpha-2,8-sialyltransferase 8E-like isoform X5, giving the protein MLRRRMGYADPTSGRDLLGNRSLCFIFICAFGLVTLLQQILYGKNYIKRYLDSYDGSYDYNSTACKELRQEIMDVKVLTMVKTSELFERWRNLQVCKWQQNMVETNNFKMSLSRCCNAPSFLFTTKRNTPTGTKLRYEVDTSGILPISTEVFKMFPDDMPYSKSQFKKCAVVGNGGIIKNSKCGKDIDSADFVFRCNIPPINEKYSADVGAKTDLVTINPSIITERFQKLEKWRRPFYEVLQNYENSSVVLPAFYNTRNTDVSFRVKYMLDDFDSQRGVFFFHPQYLLNVQRFWTVQGVRAKRLSSGLMLVTAAMELCEEVHLYGFWAFPMNPSGIFITHHYYDNVKPRPGFHAMPHEIFNFMHMHTRGILNVHSGPCT; this is encoded by the exons ATGCTGCGCCGGAGAATGGGATACGCCGACCCTACGTCGGGTAGAGATTTACTCGGCAATAGGTCGCTTTGTTTCATATTCATTTGCGCATTTGGACTGGTTACACTTTTACAACAGATTCTCTATGGAAAAAACTACATTAAAAG GTATCTGGACTCATACGATGGATCCTATGACTACAACTCCACTGCATGCAAAGAGCTCAGGCAGGAGATTATGGATGTCAAAGTCCTGACCAT GGTGAAGACGTCTGAGCTGTTTGAGAGATGGAGGAACCTGCAGGTGTGCAAGTGGCAGCAAAACATGGTGGAGACCAACAACTTCAA GATGTCTCTGTCGCGGTGTTGTAATGCACCCTCCTTCCTGTTCACAACCAAGAGGAACACTCCAACAGGCACCAAGCTGAGGTATGAGGTGGACACCAGTGGCATCCTGCCCATCAGTACTGAGGTCTTCAAGATGTTTCCTGAC GACATGCCATACTCCAAGTCTCAGTTTAAGAAATGTGCAGTTGTTGGAAACGGAGGAATCATCAAGAACAGCAAATGTGGGAAGGATATTGACTCCGCAGATTTCGTGTTTAG ATGCAACATACCACCCATCAATGAGAAGTACTCAGCTGATGTAGGCGCCAAAACGGATCTGGTGACGATTAATCCAAGTATTATAACGGAGAG ATTCCAGAAGCTTGAGAAGTGGCGGCGACCATTTTACGAGGTTCTTCAGAACTACGAGAACTCGTCAGTGGTCCTACCTGCCTTCTACAACACGCGTAACACTGATGTCTCCTTCcgggtcaagtacatgctggatgACTTTGACTCCCAGAGGGGTGTGTTCTTCTTCCACCCCCAGTACCTGCTCAATGTCCAGCGCTTCTGGACTGTCCAAGGTGTCCGTGCCAAACGCCTCAGCAGCGGCCTGATGCTAGTCACTGCCGCCATGGAACTGTGTGAGGAGGTCCACCTTTATGGCTTCTGGGCGTTTCCCATGAACCCCTCGGGCATTTTCATCACGCACCATTACTATGACAACGTCAAGCCCCGCCCCGGGTTCCACGCCATGCCCCATGAGATCTTTAACTTCATGCACATGCACACGCGAGGTATCCTCAATGTACACTCAGGACCTTGCACATGA
- the LOC124007313 gene encoding alpha-2,8-sialyltransferase 8E-like isoform X1, with amino-acid sequence MLRRRMGYADPTSGRDLLGNRSLCFIFICAFGLVTLLQQILYGKNYIKREEMGSVPSSRGQRRGLGGYRCYAPLNGGLYAAIVCKPAQLFSRLKGDETGNWTGPVNFLDDGSLKPARNGKKRCFRQNFQPDSQISVIVTPCLADIKKKKKRSQRYLDSYDGSYDYNSTACKELRQEIMDVKVLTMVKTSELFERWRNLQVCKWQQNMVETNNFKMSLSRCCNAPSFLFTTKRNTPTGTKLRYEVDTSGILPISTEVFKMFPDDMPYSKSQFKKCAVVGNGGIIKNSKCGKDIDSADFVFRCNIPPINEKYSADVGAKTDLVTINPSIITERFQKLEKWRRPFYEVLQNYENSSVVLPAFYNTRNTDVSFRVKYMLDDFDSQRGVFFFHPQYLLNVQRFWTVQGVRAKRLSSGLMLVTAAMELCEEVHLYGFWAFPMNPSGIFITHHYYDNVKPRPGFHAMPHEIFNFMHMHTRGILNVHSGPCT; translated from the exons ATGCTGCGCCGGAGAATGGGATACGCCGACCCTACGTCGGGTAGAGATTTACTCGGCAATAGGTCGCTTTGTTTCATATTCATTTGCGCATTTGGACTGGTTACACTTTTACAACAGATTCTCTATGGAAAAAACTACATTAAAAG GGAGGAGATGGGATCTGTCCCATCCAGTAGGGGACAGCGTCGTGGCCTGGGAGGGTACAGGTGCTATGCACCTCTCAACGGTGGCCTATATGCTGCTATTGTCTGTAAACC TGCGCAACTGTTTAGCCGACTCAAAGGAGACGAGACAGGAAATTGGACCGGTCCTGTAAATTTCTTGGATGATGGATCTCTGAAGCCTGCCAGGAATGGGAAGAAAAG ATGTTTCCGTCAGAATTTTCAGCCAGATTCACAGATCTCCGTAATAGTCACACCCTGCCTAGCCGAtattaagaagaaaaaaaaacgctCTCAAAG GTATCTGGACTCATACGATGGATCCTATGACTACAACTCCACTGCATGCAAAGAGCTCAGGCAGGAGATTATGGATGTCAAAGTCCTGACCAT GGTGAAGACGTCTGAGCTGTTTGAGAGATGGAGGAACCTGCAGGTGTGCAAGTGGCAGCAAAACATGGTGGAGACCAACAACTTCAA GATGTCTCTGTCGCGGTGTTGTAATGCACCCTCCTTCCTGTTCACAACCAAGAGGAACACTCCAACAGGCACCAAGCTGAGGTATGAGGTGGACACCAGTGGCATCCTGCCCATCAGTACTGAGGTCTTCAAGATGTTTCCTGAC GACATGCCATACTCCAAGTCTCAGTTTAAGAAATGTGCAGTTGTTGGAAACGGAGGAATCATCAAGAACAGCAAATGTGGGAAGGATATTGACTCCGCAGATTTCGTGTTTAG ATGCAACATACCACCCATCAATGAGAAGTACTCAGCTGATGTAGGCGCCAAAACGGATCTGGTGACGATTAATCCAAGTATTATAACGGAGAG ATTCCAGAAGCTTGAGAAGTGGCGGCGACCATTTTACGAGGTTCTTCAGAACTACGAGAACTCGTCAGTGGTCCTACCTGCCTTCTACAACACGCGTAACACTGATGTCTCCTTCcgggtcaagtacatgctggatgACTTTGACTCCCAGAGGGGTGTGTTCTTCTTCCACCCCCAGTACCTGCTCAATGTCCAGCGCTTCTGGACTGTCCAAGGTGTCCGTGCCAAACGCCTCAGCAGCGGCCTGATGCTAGTCACTGCCGCCATGGAACTGTGTGAGGAGGTCCACCTTTATGGCTTCTGGGCGTTTCCCATGAACCCCTCGGGCATTTTCATCACGCACCATTACTATGACAACGTCAAGCCCCGCCCCGGGTTCCACGCCATGCCCCATGAGATCTTTAACTTCATGCACATGCACACGCGAGGTATCCTCAATGTACACTCAGGACCTTGCACATGA
- the LOC124007313 gene encoding alpha-2,8-sialyltransferase 8E-like isoform X4 gives MLRRRMGYADPTSGRDLLGNRSLCFIFICAFGLVTLLQQILYGKNYIKSAQLFSRLKGDETGNWTGPVNFLDDGSLKPARNGKKRYLDSYDGSYDYNSTACKELRQEIMDVKVLTMVKTSELFERWRNLQVCKWQQNMVETNNFKMSLSRCCNAPSFLFTTKRNTPTGTKLRYEVDTSGILPISTEVFKMFPDDMPYSKSQFKKCAVVGNGGIIKNSKCGKDIDSADFVFRCNIPPINEKYSADVGAKTDLVTINPSIITERFQKLEKWRRPFYEVLQNYENSSVVLPAFYNTRNTDVSFRVKYMLDDFDSQRGVFFFHPQYLLNVQRFWTVQGVRAKRLSSGLMLVTAAMELCEEVHLYGFWAFPMNPSGIFITHHYYDNVKPRPGFHAMPHEIFNFMHMHTRGILNVHSGPCT, from the exons ATGCTGCGCCGGAGAATGGGATACGCCGACCCTACGTCGGGTAGAGATTTACTCGGCAATAGGTCGCTTTGTTTCATATTCATTTGCGCATTTGGACTGGTTACACTTTTACAACAGATTCTCTATGGAAAAAACTACATTAAAAG TGCGCAACTGTTTAGCCGACTCAAAGGAGACGAGACAGGAAATTGGACCGGTCCTGTAAATTTCTTGGATGATGGATCTCTGAAGCCTGCCAGGAATGGGAAGAAAAG GTATCTGGACTCATACGATGGATCCTATGACTACAACTCCACTGCATGCAAAGAGCTCAGGCAGGAGATTATGGATGTCAAAGTCCTGACCAT GGTGAAGACGTCTGAGCTGTTTGAGAGATGGAGGAACCTGCAGGTGTGCAAGTGGCAGCAAAACATGGTGGAGACCAACAACTTCAA GATGTCTCTGTCGCGGTGTTGTAATGCACCCTCCTTCCTGTTCACAACCAAGAGGAACACTCCAACAGGCACCAAGCTGAGGTATGAGGTGGACACCAGTGGCATCCTGCCCATCAGTACTGAGGTCTTCAAGATGTTTCCTGAC GACATGCCATACTCCAAGTCTCAGTTTAAGAAATGTGCAGTTGTTGGAAACGGAGGAATCATCAAGAACAGCAAATGTGGGAAGGATATTGACTCCGCAGATTTCGTGTTTAG ATGCAACATACCACCCATCAATGAGAAGTACTCAGCTGATGTAGGCGCCAAAACGGATCTGGTGACGATTAATCCAAGTATTATAACGGAGAG ATTCCAGAAGCTTGAGAAGTGGCGGCGACCATTTTACGAGGTTCTTCAGAACTACGAGAACTCGTCAGTGGTCCTACCTGCCTTCTACAACACGCGTAACACTGATGTCTCCTTCcgggtcaagtacatgctggatgACTTTGACTCCCAGAGGGGTGTGTTCTTCTTCCACCCCCAGTACCTGCTCAATGTCCAGCGCTTCTGGACTGTCCAAGGTGTCCGTGCCAAACGCCTCAGCAGCGGCCTGATGCTAGTCACTGCCGCCATGGAACTGTGTGAGGAGGTCCACCTTTATGGCTTCTGGGCGTTTCCCATGAACCCCTCGGGCATTTTCATCACGCACCATTACTATGACAACGTCAAGCCCCGCCCCGGGTTCCACGCCATGCCCCATGAGATCTTTAACTTCATGCACATGCACACGCGAGGTATCCTCAATGTACACTCAGGACCTTGCACATGA